In Hallerella succinigenes, the following are encoded in one genomic region:
- a CDS encoding PFL family protein: MINLHEVEETNAMIEKENLDVRTITMGLCLLDCIDSNVDKLCQNIHDKIYRSAKDLVKTGNEIAKDFGIPVVNKRISVTPISLVGASACKSSADFVKIAKMLDSVAKEVGVNFLGGYTALVSKGMTPADELLIRSIPEALTETDVLCSSVNLGSTKTGIDMDAVRLMGTIIKDTAELSEKKGVLNGDSKLVVFCNAPDDNPFMAGAFHGVTEGDVVLNVGVSGPGVVKKALESVRGTDFETLSETIKKTAFKVTRVGQLVAKEASKRLGYPFGIVDLSLAPTPAIGDSVADILCEMGLEYAGAPGTTAALAMLNDQVKKGGLMASSYVGGLSGAFIPVSEDQGMIHAAEAGALTLEKLEAMTCVCSVGLDMIAIPGDTKDTTIAGIIADEMAIGMINQKTTACRLIPCPGKKVGDKVEFGGLLGFAPVMAVNAYSCDAFVNRGGRIPAPVHSFKN, encoded by the coding sequence ATGATCAATCTTCACGAGGTTGAAGAAACCAACGCCATGATCGAAAAGGAAAACTTGGATGTCCGCACCATCACGATGGGACTCTGCCTTCTCGACTGCATCGATTCGAACGTGGATAAGCTTTGCCAAAATATCCACGATAAAATTTACCGTTCTGCCAAGGACCTTGTGAAAACCGGAAATGAAATCGCGAAGGACTTTGGCATTCCGGTGGTGAACAAGAGAATCTCCGTGACGCCGATTTCCCTCGTCGGTGCATCCGCTTGCAAATCTTCCGCAGACTTTGTGAAAATTGCGAAGATGTTGGACTCCGTTGCAAAAGAGGTCGGAGTGAATTTTCTGGGCGGTTACACGGCCCTCGTCAGCAAGGGAATGACCCCTGCCGATGAACTCTTGATCCGCTCCATTCCAGAAGCCTTGACCGAAACCGATGTGCTCTGTTCCTCGGTCAACTTAGGCTCGACCAAAACAGGTATCGACATGGATGCTGTCCGTTTGATGGGAACGATCATCAAGGATACCGCAGAACTTTCCGAAAAGAAGGGCGTTTTGAACGGCGACTCGAAACTCGTCGTCTTTTGCAACGCGCCGGACGATAACCCGTTTATGGCCGGCGCCTTCCACGGTGTCACGGAAGGCGATGTCGTTTTGAACGTGGGCGTTTCCGGTCCGGGCGTCGTCAAAAAGGCCTTGGAATCGGTCCGCGGCACGGACTTTGAAACCCTTTCCGAAACAATCAAAAAGACCGCATTCAAGGTGACCCGGGTCGGTCAGCTTGTGGCGAAAGAAGCTTCGAAACGCCTTGGCTATCCGTTTGGCATTGTGGACCTTTCGCTTGCGCCGACTCCGGCGATTGGCGATTCCGTTGCCGACATCCTTTGCGAAATGGGCCTTGAATATGCTGGCGCTCCGGGAACGACTGCCGCCCTCGCCATGCTGAACGACCAGGTGAAGAAGGGCGGCCTCATGGCTTCTTCTTACGTGGGAGGCCTTTCGGGCGCGTTCATTCCGGTTTCGGAAGACCAGGGAATGATCCACGCCGCAGAAGCGGGCGCGCTGACACTCGAAAAACTCGAAGCGATGACCTGTGTTTGCTCCGTGGGCCTTGACATGATCGCCATTCCGGGCGATACCAAGGACACGACCATTGCAGGCATTATCGCAGATGAAATGGCGATCGGGATGATCAACCAAAAAACGACCGCCTGCCGCTTGATTCCATGCCCGGGGAAAAAGGTGGGTGACAAGGTGGAATTCGGTGGCCTTCTGGGCTTTGCTCCGGTGATGGCGGTGAATGCTTATTCCTGTGATGCCTTTGTGAATCGAGGCGGAAGAATTCCGGCTCCGGTCCACTCTTTTAAGAACTAA
- a CDS encoding GSCFA domain-containing protein — MKWTTPVEIPKSDIRIDWKSNVAFIGSCFAENISHKFTDLCFRTAVNPFGIVYNPLSVANMLERIANKKLYTADEIFFDGENYHCWDFHGSFSSKDSNLCLQQMNGAVESAHAFLQKADVVFMTLGSAFCYFLQESGTVVSNCHRQNANLFRRELVSVERIVFALESAVQSLQTLNPQVRIVLTVSPLRHFKDGAHGNQLSKATLLLGANSVANTFKNVEYFPSYEIAMDELRDYRFYAADMIHLSSTAEDYIFEKCGESYFSEETRRNLSRVESFLKLSNHRIFDADSFKVKTFAQNALLQAKDLQAQIPGLDLSAEIRRFESFI, encoded by the coding sequence ATGAAATGGACGACTCCGGTAGAAATCCCGAAATCCGATATCCGCATTGACTGGAAGTCGAACGTCGCCTTTATCGGATCTTGCTTTGCAGAAAATATTTCGCATAAATTCACCGATCTCTGCTTCCGTACAGCGGTCAATCCCTTTGGAATCGTTTACAATCCGCTTTCGGTGGCGAACATGCTGGAACGGATTGCCAACAAAAAGCTCTATACCGCGGACGAAATTTTCTTTGACGGCGAAAACTACCACTGCTGGGATTTTCACGGAAGCTTCTCTTCCAAAGATTCGAACCTGTGCCTACAACAAATGAATGGCGCCGTGGAGTCTGCACACGCTTTTCTGCAAAAGGCAGACGTCGTCTTCATGACGCTCGGCTCGGCTTTCTGCTACTTCCTTCAGGAATCCGGAACGGTCGTTTCAAATTGCCATCGTCAAAATGCAAACCTGTTTCGCCGGGAACTCGTTTCGGTAGAACGCATCGTGTTTGCGTTAGAAAGTGCCGTTCAAAGCTTGCAAACATTGAATCCGCAGGTGCGCATCGTTTTGACCGTTTCACCGCTGCGCCATTTCAAGGACGGGGCTCATGGAAATCAGCTTTCCAAGGCGACCCTCTTGCTCGGCGCCAATTCTGTCGCAAACACTTTCAAAAATGTGGAATATTTCCCGAGCTATGAAATTGCCATGGACGAGCTTCGGGATTACAGGTTTTACGCTGCTGACATGATTCATCTGTCTTCGACCGCGGAAGATTACATCTTTGAAAAATGCGGAGAGTCTTATTTCAGCGAGGAAACGCGGCGAAATCTTTCCCGAGTAGAAAGCTTTTTAAAGCTTTCGAACCATCGAATTTTCGATGCGGATTCTTTCAAGGTCAAAACCTTTGCTCAAAACGCTCTCTTGCAGGCAAAAGATTTGCAGGCGCAGATCCCTGGCTTGGACTTAAGTGCAGAAATCCGCCGTTTTGAATCTTTTATTTAG
- a CDS encoding acyl-CoA thioesterase yields the protein MEVCKIQYTSHIDVRYAETDQMGVVHHSVYAVWFEQARTEFFKTVGSTYADVEKQGFLCPVLELNVRYRYPTHYGDTVDVKTTLMRKGKLHFKFHYCAYVKGTLCAEGYSLHCFLKDGKPTAELPPQVDLFFPPEKS from the coding sequence ATGGAAGTGTGTAAGATTCAGTATACAAGCCATATTGATGTCCGGTATGCGGAAACCGATCAGATGGGAGTGGTCCACCATTCCGTGTATGCAGTTTGGTTTGAACAGGCTCGAACGGAATTCTTTAAAACGGTCGGATCGACCTATGCGGATGTGGAAAAACAGGGCTTTCTTTGCCCTGTCTTGGAACTGAACGTGCGTTACCGTTACCCGACTCATTACGGCGATACGGTGGATGTGAAAACGACCCTGATGCGCAAGGGCAAGCTTCATTTTAAGTTCCATTACTGCGCTTATGTCAAGGGAACGCTCTGTGCGGAAGGGTATTCTTTGCACTGTTTTTTGAAGGATGGCAAACCGACTGCGGAATTGCCTCCGCAGGTGGATCTCTTCTTTCCTCCGGAAAAGAGCTGA
- a CDS encoding acyl carrier protein — protein sequence MNNEEVKSKLKAFFMSDLGVDGDVLNYDTPLFGEEIGLDSVDSLEIISFVDSNFGVSMTGAGKEPFQSIDTIADFIEKHQA from the coding sequence ATGAACAACGAAGAAGTGAAAAGTAAGCTCAAGGCATTCTTTATGTCGGATCTCGGCGTCGATGGCGACGTTCTGAACTACGACACCCCGCTTTTTGGTGAAGAAATTGGGCTTGATTCCGTTGACTCTTTGGAAATCATTTCCTTTGTCGACAGCAACTTTGGCGTTTCGATGACCGGTGCTGGAAAGGAACCGTTCCAGAGCATTGATACGATCGCTGATTTCATCGAAAAGCACCAAGCTTAA
- a CDS encoding beta-ketoacyl-[acyl-carrier-protein] synthase family protein, which yields MISNDSRCVVTGLGVICAVGNNVEETWKNALNSVSGIHQTTSVDTDKCYANLAAEVHCDTLDAIDAPEEKDRVSKLCIKAANEALQDAGLGNFADDQRVSVIIGSCVGGVISVEHYHQNGKNANDIPKMPIAAIASQVAETCGAGGIVTNVANACAAGTISIALACDLIRAGKADVVVAGGADSFAAVPYSGFLSLHALDENGCSPFNHCNGITLGEGAGIVIVESYAHAQKRGAKTYCEILGSGITSDAHHITAPREDALCLTEAMNRAVKNSGIQKSDIGYVNAHGTGTGKNDNAEITAFTKFFGEENPTVSVSSTKVMTGHCLGAAGAIEAVFSIKALTTDTVLPTLHYSAEDSEALKAKVGKMDFVQNVPHAKALKCVMSNNVAFGGTNASIVFSKEAANVSYQTAKDQKIAVTGLGIVCPLGNSKAAFVSAIEKDVKPESASIHSTISLEDYKELGIKMAFYRKLDNLGQLQTVSGMRALQDANFKVSEENAKEIGIIVGTSEGGLGATYDFEELITNLGNAQGSAFKFPHTVYNAAGGYLSICSGIKGYGVTITTGPVSGLDSIGYSMNVIHDGQEKAMMATGTDENLPIITEFAQKLNFAADQVVAPYSDSEGCVLGDGSVSILLETEEQAKARDAKIYCYALGYGNGRKNVKFGKIEGSGEALDNAIQEALKDSGLSIDDIDAVCGFADGFKKVDNIEKASLIRVFGDKIASKPVFEVKERVGEGRAASATLAAAEAALLLSSELKSEKAYFIAQDGSVSTKMVESKDLKKILVISFAAGGSYSAVVFGK from the coding sequence ATGATTTCGAACGATAGTCGCTGTGTCGTTACCGGCCTTGGCGTGATTTGCGCTGTCGGTAACAATGTTGAAGAAACTTGGAAGAACGCTCTGAACTCCGTTTCGGGCATTCATCAGACCACTTCTGTGGATACAGACAAGTGTTACGCGAACCTCGCTGCTGAAGTCCATTGCGATACTTTGGACGCGATCGACGCTCCGGAAGAGAAGGATCGTGTTTCAAAACTTTGCATCAAGGCAGCAAATGAAGCCTTGCAGGATGCAGGTCTTGGCAACTTTGCCGACGACCAGCGTGTGAGCGTGATTATCGGAAGTTGTGTTGGCGGCGTGATCAGCGTGGAACATTACCACCAGAACGGCAAAAACGCAAATGATATCCCCAAAATGCCGATTGCGGCCATTGCGTCCCAGGTGGCGGAAACCTGTGGCGCAGGTGGCATTGTAACGAACGTGGCAAATGCTTGTGCAGCCGGTACGATTTCCATCGCTCTCGCTTGCGACTTGATTCGCGCGGGCAAGGCAGATGTCGTCGTGGCTGGCGGTGCGGATTCTTTTGCCGCAGTTCCATATTCCGGATTCCTTTCCTTGCACGCTTTGGATGAAAACGGATGTTCTCCGTTCAATCATTGCAATGGCATTACGCTCGGCGAAGGTGCGGGCATTGTAATCGTGGAATCTTATGCACACGCTCAAAAGCGCGGTGCAAAAACCTATTGCGAAATTCTCGGTTCGGGTATCACGAGTGACGCTCACCATATCACGGCTCCGCGTGAAGATGCTCTTTGCTTGACGGAAGCGATGAATCGCGCTGTTAAGAATTCCGGTATTCAGAAGTCCGATATCGGCTATGTGAATGCACATGGAACGGGTACGGGCAAGAACGACAATGCGGAAATTACGGCTTTCACCAAGTTCTTTGGTGAAGAAAACCCGACGGTCAGCGTGAGCTCGACCAAGGTGATGACGGGCCACTGCCTCGGTGCAGCGGGTGCGATCGAAGCCGTGTTCAGCATCAAGGCCTTGACGACCGATACCGTGCTTCCGACTCTGCATTATTCCGCAGAAGATTCCGAAGCGTTGAAGGCAAAGGTCGGCAAAATGGACTTTGTACAGAACGTGCCGCATGCGAAGGCTTTGAAGTGCGTGATGAGCAATAACGTCGCGTTCGGCGGTACGAATGCGAGCATCGTGTTCTCCAAGGAAGCGGCGAATGTCTCTTACCAGACGGCGAAGGATCAGAAAATCGCGGTGACGGGTCTTGGCATTGTATGTCCTCTCGGCAACAGCAAGGCCGCTTTCGTTTCGGCAATCGAAAAGGATGTGAAGCCGGAAAGCGCTTCGATCCATTCGACCATTTCCTTGGAAGATTACAAGGAACTCGGCATCAAGATGGCGTTCTACCGCAAGCTTGACAATTTGGGTCAACTGCAGACGGTTTCGGGCATGCGTGCCCTCCAGGACGCAAACTTTAAGGTTTCCGAAGAAAATGCGAAGGAAATCGGCATTATCGTCGGAACCTCGGAAGGTGGGCTCGGTGCCACTTATGATTTTGAAGAACTGATCACGAATCTCGGCAATGCTCAGGGCAGTGCCTTCAAGTTCCCGCACACGGTTTACAATGCCGCTGGCGGTTACCTGTCGATTTGTTCGGGTATCAAAGGCTACGGCGTAACGATTACGACAGGCCCTGTTTCTGGCCTCGACAGCATCGGTTACTCGATGAACGTGATCCACGATGGTCAGGAAAAGGCGATGATGGCAACGGGTACGGATGAAAACCTCCCGATTATCACGGAATTCGCCCAGAAGTTGAATTTTGCCGCCGACCAGGTCGTTGCACCGTATTCGGATTCCGAAGGCTGCGTCTTGGGCGATGGCAGCGTGTCCATTCTTTTAGAAACCGAAGAACAGGCAAAGGCTCGCGATGCCAAGATCTACTGCTACGCTCTCGGCTACGGCAACGGCCGTAAGAACGTGAAGTTCGGCAAGATCGAAGGCTCGGGAGAAGCTTTGGACAATGCAATCCAGGAAGCCTTGAAGGACTCGGGCCTTTCGATCGATGATATCGATGCCGTCTGTGGCTTTGCGGATGGCTTTAAGAAGGTGGATAACATCGAAAAGGCATCTTTGATCCGCGTATTTGGTGACAAGATTGCTTCGAAGCCGGTCTTTGAAGTGAAGGAACGCGTCGGTGAAGGCCGTGCTGCTTCGGCAACGCTCGCCGCTGCGGAAGCGGCTCTTCTCCTCAGTTCGGAACTGAAGAGTGAAAAAGCTTACTTCATTGCCCAGGACGGTTCCGTGTCGACGAAGATGGTGGAATCCAAGGACTTGAAGAAGATTCTTGTGATTTCGTTTGCTGCGGGTGGCTCTTACAGCGCAGTCGTTTTTGGTAAGTAA
- a CDS encoding SDR family NAD(P)-dependent oxidoreductase, giving the protein MKVALVTGASKGIGKACALRLAKDGYTVVVNYSSSDAAAKETLSQIQAAGSEGMIYKADVSKLDQVKLMIREVIKAYGRIDVLVNNAGIVRDEYLLMISPDTLDKCFELNVKGYIYCAQQVALKMFKQKSGVIINMSSVSSKFALAGQSVYSATKGAVNSLTQTLAKELGAYGIRVNAVAPGFIATEMIEAIPEEKRKAYVEQIPLKRFGTADEVANMVSALVSDQFAYVTGQVFVLDGGLSL; this is encoded by the coding sequence ATGAAGGTTGCACTGGTTACAGGCGCTTCGAAGGGGATCGGCAAGGCTTGCGCCCTTCGCTTGGCTAAAGACGGCTACACGGTCGTTGTAAACTATTCGAGTTCTGACGCAGCTGCAAAGGAAACCCTTTCGCAGATTCAGGCGGCTGGCAGCGAAGGCATGATTTACAAGGCCGACGTTTCGAAGCTCGACCAGGTGAAGCTCATGATTCGTGAAGTCATAAAGGCTTACGGTCGTATTGATGTTCTGGTGAACAATGCTGGCATTGTCCGCGACGAATATCTTCTGATGATTAGTCCGGATACTCTTGACAAGTGCTTTGAATTGAACGTGAAGGGTTACATCTACTGTGCTCAGCAGGTCGCCCTAAAAATGTTTAAGCAGAAGTCAGGCGTGATCATCAATATGAGCTCTGTGAGTTCGAAGTTTGCTCTCGCCGGTCAAAGCGTTTACAGCGCTACCAAGGGTGCGGTGAATTCTTTGACCCAGACTCTCGCCAAGGAACTTGGCGCTTATGGCATTCGCGTGAATGCGGTGGCTCCGGGCTTTATCGCAACCGAAATGATTGAAGCGATTCCGGAAGAAAAGCGCAAGGCTTATGTGGAGCAGATTCCGCTCAAGCGTTTCGGTACGGCAGATGAAGTGGCGAACATGGTTTCCGCTCTTGTTTCGGATCAGTTTGCTTATGTAACGGGTCAGGTGTTCGTTCTCGACGGAGGCCTTTCCCTGTGA
- the fabZ gene encoding 3-hydroxyacyl-ACP dehydratase FabZ: MNIYEISQKIAQRPPFQMVEKVTELVLNESATGIKNVSVNEPYFMGHFPGTPIMPGVLIVESCAQLCSLVIEKKPEDLDDKLYVLLKIDGFKFVKPVIPGDQLEMTVTKTKGGGVLVGFNCVVKVNGVVHAKGDLTFTTIPKDSLGK; encoded by the coding sequence ATGAACATTTACGAAATCAGCCAGAAGATCGCTCAGCGCCCGCCGTTCCAGATGGTGGAAAAGGTAACGGAACTCGTTTTGAACGAATCCGCGACCGGCATCAAGAATGTGAGCGTGAATGAACCGTATTTTATGGGCCACTTTCCGGGAACCCCGATTATGCCGGGCGTTCTGATTGTGGAAAGCTGTGCTCAGCTATGCTCGCTCGTGATCGAAAAGAAGCCGGAAGACTTGGATGACAAGCTTTATGTGCTTTTGAAGATCGACGGCTTTAAGTTTGTAAAGCCTGTGATTCCGGGCGATCAGCTGGAAATGACCGTGACGAAGACGAAGGGCGGTGGAGTTCTTGTGGGCTTTAACTGTGTCGTCAAGGTGAACGGTGTGGTACATGCGAAGGGCGATTTGACCTTTACGACGATTCCGAAAGATTCCTTGGGCAAGTAA
- a CDS encoding lysophospholipid acyltransferase family protein, whose product MKSIVEFFLKTVVRFIERAGWAYFHIAYRPQLVFTDPSVQSTNLKTPSLIIANHTSTNDPILLLALFFHKRSIVVAKDWYEMPKFHWILKRANVVPCDRFNLDTEWALKAKKQLEAGNSVIIFPEGKCREDGLLNEFKTGFAFLARSTGAPVISIGLDGIYKRGHKTRVIIGNAEKIERVKGIPSSVHLAERSEYFRQKVWALKLQALNKPFTELPTAENTPAEKVAN is encoded by the coding sequence GTGAAATCGATTGTTGAATTCTTTTTGAAGACTGTCGTCCGCTTCATTGAACGGGCGGGCTGGGCGTATTTTCATATCGCTTACCGTCCGCAGCTTGTTTTTACCGATCCGTCGGTGCAGTCGACAAACTTGAAAACGCCGTCCCTGATTATTGCAAACCATACTTCGACGAACGATCCGATTCTTTTGCTCGCTCTGTTCTTTCATAAGAGAAGCATTGTCGTGGCAAAGGATTGGTATGAAATGCCGAAGTTCCACTGGATTTTAAAACGTGCGAATGTGGTGCCGTGCGACCGCTTTAACTTGGACACGGAATGGGCATTGAAGGCGAAGAAACAGCTTGAAGCGGGCAATTCGGTAATTATCTTCCCAGAAGGCAAGTGCCGTGAAGACGGCCTTTTGAACGAATTTAAAACGGGCTTTGCGTTCCTCGCCCGCAGCACGGGCGCTCCGGTGATTTCCATTGGACTCGACGGTATTTACAAACGCGGACACAAGACGCGCGTCATCATCGGTAACGCCGAAAAGATTGAACGAGTCAAAGGGATTCCTTCGTCGGTGCACCTTGCGGAACGCAGCGAATACTTTAGACAAAAGGTTTGGGCATTAAAGCTGCAAGCGCTGAACAAACCGTTCACAGAACTTCCGACTGCAGAAAATACACCTGCAGAAAAGGTGGCGAATTGA
- a CDS encoding patatin-like phospholipase family protein: MKIGLVLEGGSRQTIFSAGVLDTMLDENIEFPYIGGVSAGGHAAMNYVTKQKGRLRYIIMPTKLQRGEKKAHRILDGIRKESRALHYGAAYGHIPFDFDTFFASPVKCEFTLTCCETGRPVYMSEPSDPKRLLDIVNASCSVPMLFPVAQIGAKHYVDGCVTDPIPYRRAFEMGCDKVVAISTHYPGEAVSDFRKYSAVLNPMFKHKYLDLFRALMVRYRRYQRMFEDLERLEKEGKVFLMRPEVDLCDLFETDLDKLNASYFHGCDYARRKMNALKAFLKAE, from the coding sequence TTGAAAATCGGCCTGGTACTAGAAGGCGGTTCCCGCCAGACGATCTTTTCGGCAGGTGTCCTCGATACGATGCTTGATGAGAATATCGAGTTTCCGTATATCGGAGGCGTTTCGGCTGGCGGTCATGCGGCGATGAACTATGTGACGAAGCAGAAAGGACGCTTGCGCTACATTATTATGCCGACCAAACTTCAACGCGGCGAAAAAAAGGCACATCGCATTTTAGATGGAATCCGCAAGGAATCCCGAGCGTTGCATTACGGAGCCGCTTACGGTCATATTCCGTTTGACTTTGATACTTTCTTTGCTTCTCCGGTGAAATGCGAATTTACACTGACCTGCTGTGAAACGGGCCGTCCCGTTTACATGTCGGAACCTAGCGATCCAAAGCGTTTACTCGACATTGTGAACGCGAGCTGTTCGGTGCCGATGCTTTTTCCGGTGGCGCAGATCGGCGCTAAGCATTATGTGGACGGTTGTGTGACCGATCCGATTCCGTACCGCCGGGCATTTGAAATGGGCTGTGACAAGGTCGTCGCCATTTCTACACATTATCCGGGGGAAGCGGTTTCGGATTTTCGCAAGTACAGCGCTGTTTTGAATCCGATGTTCAAACACAAGTATTTGGATCTTTTCCGCGCTTTGATGGTACGTTATCGCCGTTACCAGCGGATGTTCGAAGACCTGGAACGCTTGGAAAAAGAAGGCAAGGTCTTTTTGATGCGTCCGGAGGTCGATCTTTGCGATCTCTTTGAAACGGATCTCGATAAATTGAATGCTTCTTACTTCCACGGTTGCGATTATGCGCGCCGGAAGATGAACGCTTTGAAGGCTTTTTTGAAAGCGGAATAA
- the dtd gene encoding D-aminoacyl-tRNA deacylase encodes MKFLIQRVTSAKVEIDGETVGQIGKGYMVLIGVGETDTKEIADRLVRKMLSLRIFADDHGKTNLSIQDVKGELLLVSQFTLYADCHKGNRPTFNGAGNPTLANELYEYIVCECKKSVSVVQTGRFGADMQVSLVNDGPFTILLD; translated from the coding sequence ATGAAATTTTTGATTCAGCGTGTGACAAGTGCCAAGGTGGAAATCGACGGAGAAACGGTCGGTCAAATCGGTAAAGGCTACATGGTGCTGATAGGTGTCGGGGAAACGGATACGAAGGAAATCGCCGACCGTTTAGTCCGTAAAATGCTTTCTCTGCGCATCTTTGCCGATGATCATGGCAAGACGAATCTTTCGATCCAGGATGTGAAGGGGGAACTTTTGCTCGTTTCGCAATTCACGCTGTATGCAGACTGCCACAAGGGAAATCGCCCGACTTTTAACGGGGCAGGAAACCCGACGCTTGCGAACGAACTTTACGAGTATATCGTTTGCGAATGCAAAAAGTCTGTTTCGGTGGTGCAAACCGGTCGTTTTGGCGCCGATATGCAGGTAAGTCTTGTAAATGATGGACCATTTACCATTTTACTCGACTAA